A genomic region of Dactylococcopsis salina PCC 8305 contains the following coding sequences:
- a CDS encoding GDP-L-fucose synthase family protein, protein MLELQEKRIVVTGGAGFLGRQVIDQLVKAGAQADKITVPRSSDCDLRDFSNCQKVSAQQDIIIHLGAHVGGIGLNREKPAELFYDNLMMGTQLIHAAYQAGVEKFVCVGTICAYPKFTPVPFREDDLWNGYPEETNAPYGIAKKALLVQLEAYRQQYEFNGIYLLPVNLYGPEDNFNPESSHVIPALIHKVHQAQKKGEKTLPVWGDGSPTREFLYSTDAARGIVMATQHYDEPDPVNLGTNEEVVIKDLVELICELMDFQGEIVWETDKPNGQPRRCLDTQRAKERFGFTAATAFKQGLKNTIDWYRENAD, encoded by the coding sequence ATGTTGGAATTGCAAGAGAAACGAATTGTTGTTACTGGCGGTGCTGGCTTCTTAGGGCGACAAGTGATTGATCAGTTGGTGAAAGCAGGAGCGCAAGCAGATAAAATTACTGTGCCTCGATCGAGCGACTGTGATCTCAGAGACTTTAGCAACTGTCAAAAAGTTTCCGCTCAACAGGATATTATCATTCATCTCGGCGCCCATGTGGGAGGAATTGGCTTAAACCGAGAAAAACCCGCCGAACTCTTCTATGACAACCTAATGATGGGAACACAACTAATTCACGCCGCCTATCAAGCAGGAGTGGAAAAATTTGTCTGTGTCGGAACGATTTGCGCCTACCCCAAATTTACCCCAGTTCCCTTCCGAGAAGATGACTTATGGAACGGCTATCCCGAAGAAACCAATGCTCCCTATGGCATCGCCAAAAAAGCCCTTCTCGTGCAATTAGAAGCCTATCGCCAACAATATGAATTTAATGGCATTTACCTACTTCCTGTTAATCTCTATGGACCCGAAGACAACTTTAACCCCGAAAGTTCCCACGTGATCCCAGCTTTAATTCATAAAGTCCATCAAGCGCAAAAAAAAGGGGAAAAAACCCTTCCTGTCTGGGGAGATGGCAGCCCCACCCGAGAATTTCTCTACTCCACTGATGCTGCCAGAGGAATTGTCATGGCAACTCAACATTATGATGAACCAGACCCTGTTAATCTCGGAACAAACGAAGAGGTAGTCATTAAAGACCTTGTGGAATTAATCTGTGAACTAATGGACTTTCAAGGGGAAATTGTTTGGGAAACCGACAAACCCAACGGTCAACCCCGTCGCTGTTTGGATACCCAACGGGCAAAAGAACGGTTTGGTTTTACCGCAGCAACAGCATTTAAACAGGGACTAAAGAATACAATTGACTGGTATCGAGAAAATGCTGATTAA
- a CDS encoding cation:proton antiporter translates to MTFDQSILKGITTDFLLATAEEEAAQPEGSLILASVLLSLVAIYIASKIGGELCSRINLPPVLGELVGGVVIGVSVLGLLVFPETGATAEDSLMMAFLARTTDLNPNTAEAVFEAQGEVITILSELGVVILLFEIGLESDLKELLRVGPQAAAVAVTGVLAPFVGGTAGLYYGFGVPAIPAVFAGAALTATSIGITAKVLSELGRLNSKEGQIIIGAAVIDDVLGIIILAVVASLIKTGNIEVSNVLYLVVSAGAFLVGTILIGRFLSPFLVGMVNEMKTRGQLLLTALVFAFALAYIATAINLEAILGAFAAGLVLGETEKRKELEEQVVPVADILVPVFFVCVGARTDLGVLNPAVPSNREGLILAAFLITVAIIGKAIAGYTIFGRPDINKLAIGVGMIPRGEVGLVFAGVGAASGALSPATEAAIIVMVIVTTFIAPPFLRVVFPDASPEETTETSKQEGG, encoded by the coding sequence ATGACTTTTGATCAATCCATTTTGAAGGGGATAACAACTGATTTCCTACTAGCAACGGCGGAAGAAGAAGCCGCGCAACCTGAAGGATCATTGATTCTCGCCAGTGTTCTTTTGAGTTTAGTTGCGATTTATATCGCCAGCAAAATCGGGGGCGAACTTTGTTCTCGAATTAATCTTCCTCCCGTTTTGGGAGAGTTAGTCGGTGGTGTGGTCATTGGGGTTTCGGTACTGGGGTTACTGGTGTTTCCAGAAACGGGAGCAACAGCCGAGGATTCCCTGATGATGGCATTTTTAGCACGAACCACTGACTTAAATCCCAATACCGCCGAAGCGGTGTTTGAAGCACAAGGAGAAGTGATTACCATCCTGTCAGAGTTAGGGGTGGTGATTTTACTCTTTGAAATTGGTTTAGAATCAGACCTCAAAGAACTCTTGCGAGTGGGTCCGCAAGCGGCTGCGGTGGCGGTAACAGGTGTCCTTGCGCCCTTTGTGGGAGGAACTGCGGGGTTATATTACGGCTTTGGTGTACCTGCGATTCCTGCGGTTTTCGCTGGGGCGGCTTTAACGGCGACCAGTATCGGCATTACGGCAAAAGTTTTGTCGGAATTGGGACGGTTAAATTCTAAGGAAGGACAAATTATTATCGGGGCGGCGGTCATTGATGATGTGCTAGGGATTATTATTCTGGCGGTGGTTGCTAGTTTAATTAAAACGGGCAATATTGAAGTCAGTAATGTTCTCTACCTAGTGGTCAGTGCCGGAGCATTTTTAGTGGGAACTATTTTGATTGGACGTTTCCTTAGTCCCTTTTTGGTGGGAATGGTCAATGAAATGAAAACCCGAGGACAGTTATTATTGACGGCTTTGGTGTTCGCCTTTGCTTTAGCTTATATTGCGACGGCAATTAACTTAGAGGCGATTTTAGGGGCGTTCGCTGCGGGTTTGGTTCTCGGAGAAACCGAAAAACGAAAAGAGTTAGAAGAACAGGTGGTTCCCGTTGCTGATATTTTAGTTCCTGTGTTCTTTGTTTGTGTGGGCGCAAGAACCGATTTAGGGGTTTTAAATCCTGCTGTTCCTAGTAACCGTGAAGGTTTGATTTTAGCGGCGTTTTTGATTACAGTTGCCATTATTGGTAAGGCAATTGCAGGCTATACGATTTTTGGTCGTCCCGATATTAATAAATTGGCCATCGGCGTGGGAATGATTCCTCGCGGTGAAGTGGGATTAGTTTTTGCAGGGGTAGGGGCCGCTAGTGGCGCTCTCTCCCCAGCAACGGAAGCGGCAATTATTGTCATGGTGATTGTCACCACATTTATTGCTCCTCCCTTTCTACGAGTGGTGTTCCCAGATGCTTCCCCTGAAGAAACAACAGAAACCTCAAAGCAAGAAGGAGGCTAA
- a CDS encoding N-acetylmuramoyl-L-alanine amidase — protein MKRALLLVGSLVASGLMAAPAEAGKLKFWRFDEDNNRLLFQTEDRVQPKAQLIFNPTRVVIDLPSTTLGHSLVNQPVGEVVKEVRVGQFNPDTTRMVIELAPGYALDPEKVKIRGDNAKAWSVELPPPQRQAQTQRASSPPKQDLNTRERRSPLLETKASPEETLDEIDHPNLQVTRSGLLLRLDGTPRQDIKVERSQDQKRISFRIPKINLPSELPPVLPIRNYGISYAEFKSNPRQSSVEMILHVNEDSPNWQGFPTLSGLVLLPEGGMKAVREGVPSPQLPQWVQKTIEESQRTVIEAVDLVENQLLIRANRPVTGTGNWDRFSGVYEIRIPKAELAEPVQGPPLTRNSPVSQIRVRQEDEETVVVQVQASQGVSISDQLNQPSESTLAIALRRLQPIAPRNNRSPLGNVNSQPQAIRVPETRPAPSPPPSPRLNENQDGLLVVLDPGHGGKDPGAVGIGGLQEKNVVLPISHHVRKTLESNGLQVKMTRWDDRFISLAGRSEMANRLDADLFISIHANAISMSRPDVNGAETFYYSSGRALAQAIQRRIISQMDMRDRGVKQANFYVLRNSAMPAVLVEVGFVTGRLDAPRLADPKFRQRMADAIADGILQYVRQTQ, from the coding sequence GTGAAACGAGCCTTATTATTAGTTGGTTCTCTAGTCGCAAGTGGGTTAATGGCAGCCCCCGCCGAAGCGGGAAAGCTCAAGTTCTGGCGGTTTGATGAAGACAACAACCGTCTGCTTTTTCAAACCGAAGATCGGGTACAACCCAAAGCACAATTGATTTTTAATCCGACGCGGGTGGTGATTGATTTGCCCAGTACCACCCTCGGTCACTCTTTGGTCAATCAACCGGTGGGAGAGGTGGTTAAAGAAGTGCGAGTGGGTCAGTTTAACCCTGATACCACTCGCATGGTGATCGAATTAGCCCCCGGTTATGCCCTAGACCCAGAAAAAGTGAAAATTCGCGGTGACAATGCCAAAGCCTGGTCAGTGGAGTTACCCCCTCCCCAACGTCAAGCACAAACACAGAGAGCTTCTTCTCCCCCGAAACAGGATTTAAACACAAGGGAGAGACGCTCTCCGTTATTGGAAACGAAAGCCTCTCCCGAAGAAACGCTCGATGAGATTGATCATCCCAATCTACAAGTCACTCGTAGTGGCTTGTTATTGCGCTTAGATGGGACGCCAAGACAAGACATTAAAGTGGAACGGAGTCAAGATCAAAAACGGATTTCCTTTCGTATCCCCAAAATTAACTTGCCTTCAGAATTACCACCAGTTTTACCCATTAGGAATTATGGCATCAGTTATGCCGAATTTAAGTCGAATCCTCGTCAGTCTTCAGTAGAAATGATTCTCCATGTCAATGAAGACAGTCCCAACTGGCAAGGGTTTCCCACGTTAAGTGGCTTGGTTTTATTACCAGAAGGAGGCATGAAAGCGGTGCGTGAAGGTGTACCTAGTCCGCAGCTTCCGCAATGGGTACAGAAAACCATCGAAGAATCCCAGCGCACGGTTATTGAAGCGGTAGATTTAGTGGAGAATCAGTTATTGATTCGGGCAAATCGTCCAGTGACAGGAACGGGAAACTGGGATCGCTTCAGTGGCGTTTATGAAATCAGGATTCCCAAAGCAGAGTTAGCTGAACCTGTACAGGGACCCCCTTTAACTCGTAACAGTCCAGTTTCCCAAATTCGGGTGCGTCAAGAGGATGAGGAAACGGTTGTGGTACAGGTGCAAGCCTCGCAGGGGGTGAGTATTTCCGATCAACTCAATCAACCCAGTGAAAGCACCCTTGCCATTGCTTTGCGACGGCTACAACCGATCGCGCCTAGAAACAATCGCTCCCCTCTCGGTAATGTGAACAGTCAACCGCAAGCGATTCGCGTCCCTGAAACTCGCCCTGCTCCCTCTCCTCCTCCCTCCCCCAGGCTTAACGAGAATCAAGACGGATTACTGGTGGTGTTAGACCCTGGACATGGGGGTAAAGACCCAGGTGCGGTGGGAATTGGTGGGTTACAAGAAAAAAATGTTGTCCTACCGATTTCTCATCATGTTCGTAAAACTTTAGAAAGTAATGGCTTACAGGTGAAGATGACGCGGTGGGACGATCGCTTTATCAGTCTCGCGGGACGATCGGAAATGGCAAACCGTTTAGATGCGGATTTATTTATTAGTATTCATGCCAATGCCATCAGCATGAGTCGTCCAGATGTGAATGGGGCAGAAACCTTTTATTATTCCAGTGGTCGTGCTTTAGCACAGGCGATTCAACGCCGTATTATTAGCCAGATGGATATGCGCGATCGAGGCGTAAAACAGGCAAATTTCTACGTTTTACGAAACTCAGCCATGCCCGCGGTTTTAGTAGAAGTGGGATTTGTCACTGGACGCTTAGATGCCCCTCGTTTGGCTGATCCTAAATTCCGTCAACGCATGGCAGATGCGATCGCTGACGGTATTTTACAATACGTTCGACAAACTCAATAA
- the murI gene encoding glutamate racemase yields MTSNSPIGVFDSGLGGLTVLREIYQQLPQESILYFADTARLPYGTRSHQEILHFCREILNWMTAQNVKMVIMACNTSSALALETVRSEFDIPILGVILPGARAAVAKGKRIGVIATPATATSNAYRQAILEVNHQAKVWQVSCPEFVPLIEQNRLNDPYVREVAQRYLAPLQEKQIDTLVYGCTHYPYLAPVLGDILPATTHFIDPAQHVVVAAERELELMGNKNLDRPTPTRFCVSGDAAQFAHRSRHWLGCTPLVEQIQLPTLVESCHSTSLHN; encoded by the coding sequence ATGACTTCTAATTCTCCCATCGGCGTTTTCGACAGTGGTTTAGGTGGCTTAACCGTTTTACGGGAAATTTATCAACAACTCCCCCAAGAATCCATCCTTTATTTCGCTGATACGGCTCGTCTTCCCTATGGCACTCGCTCCCATCAAGAAATTTTGCACTTTTGCCGCGAAATCTTAAATTGGATGACGGCTCAAAATGTGAAAATGGTGATCATGGCTTGTAATACTTCCTCCGCACTCGCTCTCGAAACCGTGCGATCGGAGTTTGACATCCCCATTTTAGGGGTGATCCTCCCCGGAGCGCGAGCCGCAGTGGCAAAAGGGAAACGCATCGGGGTGATTGCGACTCCTGCGACAGCTACCAGTAACGCCTATCGACAAGCGATTTTAGAAGTGAATCATCAGGCGAAGGTGTGGCAAGTCAGTTGTCCAGAATTTGTCCCTCTCATTGAGCAAAATCGACTGAATGATCCTTATGTGCGAGAAGTTGCTCAACGCTATTTAGCCCCCCTACAAGAGAAACAAATTGATACCTTAGTATATGGATGTACCCATTATCCCTATCTCGCGCCTGTATTAGGGGATATTCTACCAGCAACCACCCATTTTATTGATCCAGCCCAGCACGTGGTTGTGGCAGCGGAACGGGAATTAGAATTGATGGGGAATAAAAATCTCGATCGACCCACTCCCACTCGTTTTTGTGTCAGTGGCGACGCAGCACAATTCGCCCATCGATCGCGCCATTGGCTCGGTTGTACACCGCTTGTCGAGCAGATTCAGTTACCCACCTTAGTAGAAAGTTGCCATAGCACATCTCTACATAATTGA
- a CDS encoding cytochrome c biogenesis protein — MTQITFKQGWRQLISGLADLRLAIILLLSIALFSISGTIIEQGQSVSFYQNNYPEDPAILGFLSWKVILTLGLDHVYTTWWFVTLLVVFGSSLTACSFTRQLPTLKSARRWQYYKRPSQFEKLALSTELSYLTLDQLIPELKQHRYKIFQEGNQLYARKGIMGRIGPIVVHISMLIILVGAIWGAFTGFMAQEMVATGETFQVKNIFEAGKLSKAQIPQDWQVRVNDFWIDYTQEGEIDQFYSDLSVVDLKGNELKQETIHVNQPLRYDGVTFYQTDWGIAAVTVQINNSPIFRLPMAKLNQEGEGNLWGTWVPIKPDLSQGVSLLTRDLKGTLLVYDTAGKLTGVVRPGMGIEVEGITLKVQKLIGSTGLQIKADPGIPIVYTGFGLLMVGVVMSYVSHSQIWALKVDNSLYLGGKTNRAQVGFEQEFLAILTALEKQQPQLVTSSSEKG; from the coding sequence ATGACTCAAATCACTTTTAAACAAGGCTGGCGGCAATTAATCTCGGGTTTAGCTGATCTACGTTTAGCCATTATTTTACTGCTCTCGATCGCCCTTTTCAGCATTTCGGGTACAATTATCGAACAAGGACAAAGTGTCTCTTTCTACCAAAACAACTATCCAGAAGACCCCGCTATTCTGGGATTTCTCTCTTGGAAAGTGATTCTAACATTAGGCTTAGATCATGTTTATACCACTTGGTGGTTTGTCACTCTTCTAGTAGTTTTCGGAAGTAGTTTAACCGCCTGTAGCTTTACCCGTCAACTTCCCACCTTAAAATCAGCACGACGTTGGCAGTATTATAAACGTCCCAGTCAGTTTGAAAAACTCGCCCTCAGTACCGAATTATCATACCTCACCCTCGACCAACTCATCCCCGAATTAAAACAACACCGCTACAAAATCTTTCAAGAGGGAAACCAACTTTACGCTAGGAAAGGAATCATGGGACGTATTGGTCCGATTGTGGTTCATATTAGTATGTTAATCATCCTTGTTGGTGCGATTTGGGGCGCTTTTACAGGTTTTATGGCGCAGGAAATGGTCGCCACTGGAGAGACGTTTCAAGTCAAGAACATTTTTGAAGCGGGAAAACTGTCTAAGGCGCAAATTCCCCAAGATTGGCAAGTGCGAGTTAATGACTTTTGGATTGATTATACACAAGAAGGAGAGATTGATCAGTTTTACTCCGACTTATCAGTGGTTGATCTCAAAGGAAACGAATTGAAACAAGAAACCATCCACGTCAATCAACCGTTACGCTACGACGGAGTTACTTTTTATCAAACCGACTGGGGAATTGCGGCGGTAACAGTACAGATTAATAATAGTCCCATTTTTAGACTTCCTATGGCGAAATTAAATCAGGAAGGAGAGGGGAATTTATGGGGAACATGGGTTCCCATTAAACCTGATCTCAGTCAAGGGGTGTCTTTGCTGACTCGTGACTTGAAAGGGACGCTTTTGGTGTATGATACGGCGGGAAAATTAACGGGTGTGGTACGTCCAGGGATGGGAATTGAAGTGGAAGGAATTACCCTAAAAGTGCAAAAATTAATTGGTTCAACTGGATTACAAATTAAAGCTGATCCAGGGATTCCGATCGTTTATACTGGCTTTGGTTTACTAATGGTGGGAGTGGTAATGAGTTACGTTTCTCACTCACAAATTTGGGCGTTAAAAGTGGATAATTCTCTTTATTTAGGAGGGAAAACAAATCGCGCCCAAGTCGGGTTTGAACAAGAATTTTTAGCCATCCTAACCGCATTAGAAAAGCAACAACCGCAACTTGTTACATCAAGCAGCGAGAAAGGTTAA
- a CDS encoding cytochrome c biogenesis protein CcdA — protein MLENLQLFLYQLQQLADQLVSQQLNQLSPVSVGIIFVAGLLTSLTPCMLSMLPITVGYIGASETEGRKDALWKSSWFALGLATTLAGLGVFAAGFGQVYGQVGVGLPIIVSAIAILMGLNLLEIIPLRFPSFGGTQWIKDDFPPSIRSYLLGLTFGLVASPCSTPVLASLLAWVASSQDLILGAGLLLSYTAGYVTPLVIAGIFTASIKKFLEFRRWGTWITPISGALLIGFGVFSLLLRLPATQF, from the coding sequence ATGCTAGAAAATTTACAACTTTTTCTCTACCAACTGCAACAATTAGCAGATCAGTTGGTTTCTCAACAGTTAAATCAACTCAGTCCAGTGAGTGTGGGAATTATCTTTGTCGCTGGTTTACTTACCAGTCTCACTCCTTGTATGCTTTCTATGTTACCGATTACTGTTGGCTATATTGGTGCATCGGAAACAGAAGGACGTAAAGATGCCTTATGGAAGTCTAGTTGGTTTGCCCTCGGATTAGCCACTACTTTAGCAGGACTCGGTGTATTTGCGGCGGGTTTCGGACAAGTTTATGGACAAGTGGGCGTTGGTCTGCCGATTATTGTAAGCGCGATCGCGATTTTGATGGGATTAAACCTTTTAGAAATCATCCCCCTGCGTTTTCCGTCTTTTGGTGGCACACAATGGATTAAAGACGACTTTCCTCCCTCAATTCGTTCCTACTTACTAGGATTAACCTTTGGCTTAGTCGCGTCTCCCTGTAGTACCCCTGTTTTGGCGAGTTTATTGGCGTGGGTTGCCAGTAGTCAAGATTTAATTTTGGGAGCGGGATTATTATTATCTTATACCGCAGGCTATGTTACGCCTTTAGTCATTGCTGGTATTTTTACCGCTTCCATCAAGAAATTTCTGGAATTTCGTCGTTGGGGAACTTGGATCACTCCCATCAGTGGCGCGTTACTGATCGGGTTTGGGGTCTTTTCCCTACTTTTACGCTTACCTGCGACACAATTTTAA